In Melanotaenia boesemani isolate fMelBoe1 chromosome 1, fMelBoe1.pri, whole genome shotgun sequence, the genomic window ACaagcaataaaaaatatattgtatacacatttgtttaattttgaatgTGTTTCAGTGAGTGTACATTTAAATTTATCTCAAGGTAATTCAAATGTAAATGGCAGTAACATGAATAATGTAAAACATATctatgacaagaaaaatattagatttttactttttttcttaaaagcaAATAAgtaaagaatgaataaaaaatataataaagaaaaaacacattacttTTTAGTGTCTTGATTAAACtaagagatttttatttatttattcgtttAATTGATTGTTGTGCCTTTCAGTCTGTACTCGGGGCAAAGTAATCTTTGCTCTTACCGTCATATCCCCGCGACGGACTGGCTGCTGGATTCACGCTGTACTCTCGCACCCGGAAAGTAGCAGCTCCTGGCCTTTGGCAGTAGCTGGTGGGGTGGCCCAGGTTTTGTCACATCGGATAGTTCGTGTTATGGCCTCCAAACGAGCGCAGGGTGAGTTTGACAAcacagagaagaggaagaggaagaagaagcgCTCCGAGGAGACCGCTGAGCTTTGTGCAGATGTGGAGGACGAACATGTGAAGAGAGCCATGAAGGAGGCATGGAGCAGCAGGACCCACTACAGCCACGGTTAGTGAATGAAAACTCTGTTTCATTTACAGTGGAGTGTTGAAGTGCGTAAACAACAAtctagaaagtttttttttaattattattattattattatatattttttttagctcaAACAGTTGCTGAGCCCTTCACAAGTCATTTCACTATCAAGGTGGATGACGTATTTTACACTGTTTTGATTAGAACAGAAGGATTGTAGAAATCCTCAAACAATAGTTTTCTAGCTTTATTTGATATTAAATGATGAAGAAGAgtgtctgtattttttattttttattttttttaactaggcTATGTTAAATGGAATCTAAACATACGTTGCAACTTTCGGagaccaaaaacagaaacaagatgCAAGTAGAGACTATATTTAGCTGTAATACACACATAGTCTACAATCAAAATTAGTGTCTAAGTCCAGTTTGATGGCTTATTTGTgtcttttaatgatttaaaaagaacataAGCAAAGATATGAATGATAAAAAAGACCAATGTGGAATATTACAATTGAAATAACAAAGTAGTAAAGCAGTCTTGGTTTATTAATATGACATATCAACATGTATTCATCTCTTTTCTTTGAAGACTAATATTATGATTTGGTGCTACCAGTTTCTTCCAGAAGTCACGGTCACTGGAAATGAATCCACCTGTGTAGAATTTATCTTAgtggtgaaactaaaaaaaaatagaataacgtgcaaaacttaatttatttcagtaatacAACTTTAAAAGATAAACTAATACATTATATAGACTCGTTATaggcaaagtgagatatttcaagcatttatttgttataatttggATTATTATGGTTTATAGATTGTGAAAACCCCAAAATTATAATCTCAGAAAAAGAGTGTGAAAAGGTTAACTGTTGTAGCCTCTAGGTACCATACTCTAATTagctaattaatccaaaacacctgcaaaggactcctgagcatttaaatggtctctcggtctatttcagtagaattcacaatcatggggaaggttgctcacctgacagttgtgcagaaaaccaccACTGACATCCTCCAGAATGAGGGAAAGCTTCAAAAGGTaaaaagcacatcaataaaaagttgagtggaagggaaaagtgtggaagaaaaagatgaacaaccagcagggatgatCACAGTCTGGAGAGGATCGTCAGGAAAAggccattcaaaaatgtgggtGAGCTTCACAAGGAGCTGACTGAGACTGGAGTTAGTGCTTggagagccaccacacacagagcAACAaagcaacaatccaagacacttaAGTGCAGCATGAAGTTTCTATGGTGTTTTGATTTggggagccatgtcatctgccGGTGTTGGTCCAATGGGCTTCATTAATAATTCCAGAGTCAACGCAGTTTTCTGTGATATTCTAATTAAAGTTTCCAACACCACCAAGCAAGCTGCCCAATCCAAACATGTCATGGTCAAAGTTCCCCTTCCATTATATTAGGGGGTGACCCAGCCCCCAATGGCCCCCATGTTTTTCCTTTAGACCACTTTAAGCTGTACACCGCATGTTTGAAATTCACCAAAAGTTATCTAAGAGACTTCCTAGATAGTTTGAATAGGTGCTCTGGTCACATGGGAGTCAAACTGAACTTTTTGACCATCAAGGAAAATGCATGTGGCAAACGTAACACTTTGCATCATTTGATATTAACATCACCCAGTGAAACATGATGGTGGAATTATGTTTTAGTGACtttttttgaatgtttttaaaaatgttttcgaGTGGAGGTATACaagaatatataaaacaagacaTACAATTAAAACAAGATGAAAGGAAACATAAGACATCTTAATGATAGTTTTAacaaattacagtaaaatgttGAGTATGCAATAgctaataatacaataatagcTATTTTAAAATGGAAGAAGGCATGTAGCACTGCAAAAGTAAAGCAGAACAGTAGATTAAGACGTTGTAAAAGGCTCATGCTGAAAAAGATTGTATATACTTAAACATACAACTAatgttttcagcagcagcaggagctcaatgatttttgttttttaggtaAGAGTGGGAGACTAAGCAGAGTTGTTGGGAAGAAAACTTGAGTAATCGAAGGACAGCTTATTGAACCAGCAGAGTTTTTGTGGAGTTGGGATTTTATTGGTAATGAAACTGCATTTCTTCAATGATTGGTTGTTCTCCCTGCTCCGGTTTGGGTTTCCTCCAACAgtcaaaaacatgcatgttgggTTAACCAGTAAATTAGAGCTTTAGTGTACGGCTGCCTCCGTGTAGCCCTGTGATGAACTGATAACTGGGCCAGGGTGTAACCCGTCTCCATGACGACCACACTTGGCTCCAAGCCCAGCTACCCTGAATGGgattttttagatttaaaaaataattaattatgaGTATTTAAACTGCAGAAACTACAGTTTGGGGTGTTTGTTGATCTCAAAGCCTGATGTCAGTTTCTTCTAATctgttgtgtatatgtgtaattTTTTGTACAGGAGATTTAGAGTTGGACTGCCACCCTTTTCCTCACTGTATCATCAGGAACTTCCTCAGAAGTGAAACCTTTGTTGAAAACCTTCAGAGAGAGCTGCTGGAACTCAACTTCCACGAGAAGTCAAATGATATGTACAAATTTAAACAGGTGTTCATTAATCGTATCCCTCACACCAACTTATTTAAGGTAGTttctgttttaatcttttcttctttgtttttccccaAAAGTCAGACGACTTGAAGAAGAGACGGGAGCCACATATTGCGAGACTGAGGTAACCAAGTGCTCTTGTgtgctatgtgtgtgtgtgagctgttgTAAAACAGAACAGGATGAGCAACATGTGGAATAAAAGTATTTACAGGCGAGGGAGCTCATTCTGTCAGATGGTAAATAAGCTGCAGAACTTGCTAAAAACAGATGCCCTATTTTTATGCACAtatatgtattattattgtctCACTCAAAAGTGGGGGCTGAGCCACTGACGCGACATTTAATGGCCTGTTAATCTCTGCTGCTTCACCACCTGAACCACAGTTTATCCCCAATACTAGACACACAAACCTACTTCTGTTGTAATCAATATTTTCTACTTCACAGAGGGACCTATTTTTCCTCTTTAGCCAAGACTTAGCAACACATAATTAAACAGAGCCATCATGGATGTTTCTTTTAAGGCTTGTGTCTGTCCTGCTTGTGACACATCAGAGTATCTGCTGTGACACTGGTCTGTTTTAATGTTGATTCACTCACCTGTAAATGAATTTTATTTGTACACAGTGTATACATGTTGTCTGCGTCTGTTGTTATTCATGCAGCACTTTTACTTGTTTTGGACTTGAATACAGTAGGGATGGAGAGATTTACTGATTTGGTCTGAGACAGGCATTTGTGATGCGACTGCACTGGTAGCTTCAGTGTGCATTGGATACAGCTGCGGGCTGAATGCACAGTGTATCTTTCTTAGCATGTGTCCACATCAGTAAAACCCACAGTTACATTGATTTATAACATAGTTTATCTTCTATGCACCCGAGCCTTCGAGGTGCCTTGAACGCATCATCACTATCTTGCCGTTTTCTTATTCAAACATATGGGAGCCCGGTGGCACAGCCACActtaataaaaagcaaatatggAGGGCAGCGAGACAGCCGGTGAAGAGGAGATTTTCACCATATGTAagtttttattagtgttttgtaaaatgttgtaaaattaCAGACAGAATGCTATTAGTAAAGGGACATGAGAAAAGGACTGTTTGTGAATGGTccatgtgttcttttttttttataaaaaggcCTTAAATGTATAAgactaaaaacaaatgtaatgatttttttatgattaattaagATAAGGAATAAAACAATCCTTGTGTCTGTAACATATTGAATTGCATCTACTTTTTAAGTTGGTTGATAGAGTTgatttattggtttgttttttagaaaacaatgatGTATCAAATACATCCTTCACAGAGAGGACAAAATTCTTGTGATATTATGTGATGTTTAGAAACCAGATGCAGGCTTGCAAATTATTTGtgttgaataattttaaatcGCATCATGAATCGTATTGAACCGAATCATATTGTATAAAGTCAaatgattttcattttgttctctCATCCTGCAAGAAAACTgtgaggtttttattttactcttatTCACCACCGATATGTATGGGGTAAAGGCAGGGCTGACGTAACGTGAATTATTCATCAGATCAGTCCTTCATTTTTGGGTTTAATGATCAAGTCCACCAGGTGGAGCAAGAGTTTACCCCTGCATCTATAGTAGTTTACTTCCTTCAACGAAATTCAGTGTTAATATTTGCTTCTAGGACCATGCAgcaatcctcttttttttccagtagtcTGCACATGATGATCCATGCCATTGCACacagttgttttctttcctctgtgttGTAGTTCTGAGAGCATTGCATAGTAGGTCAACACAACATGAATTCGGAAAAACAAATTACAGTGTTTGAGCATGGTGAGGTGTGACTTGTTGTCATTTCATGATAAATTAAGGACATTAAAGGCCTGCTATTGAGTTCAAATGTTGAATATGTATTTAGTAGGAGCTTATGGAAACTGTCTCAGTGAGGTGACGAAGCAAGTAAAGGGGcctattatttaaaaacaaaaacaacattaagcTCCGCAACACCAAATGACCTGGAAGACCATGGAGGGAAACTCATGATGGTGGATTTCTTGTCTcgacaaaaataacaaacaaacaaaaaatctccCAACATGGTGCTAATTCAAGAGAACTAAAGAAGTTAAGTGTCTCACAGTCAAAGTAAATCATCTTTGTGTATATGAAGGCAATAACTTTAACTCAAGATGCAAACCACTGGTGACACTGTGGTGGAGTGGGCATGTATGGCTGTCAGTATAACTGGGTCACCGATGTTTGGAGATGATGTGATTGCTGATAGAGGTAGCAGGATTAGTTCTGGTGTGTGTTGAGGTGTACATAGTACTGACATTTAGTCAAATGTTGTTGAGAGGATGGCACTTCGCAATATAGATAATAAAACATATTGTGTCTTAGGGACCTGACTGTAGTGCTGTCAGTCCTGCTTAAAAAACCTCCCTGGAGATTAAATACTGCAATTAAATATACAATAAGGGCCCCCCCTTTGTGATCATCTATTATTCATGTTGCAACAAATGTCACAGTGAGCTTTTAGACAGTTGAACAGTGCATCTGTGTGGGGAGGTTTACCAGATACATTCATATGATGTGTAATGTTGCTGTCATAATAGTACAGTTACagacttcacagtattcatgtTTTTGCTTCTTAAGGGCAGCTCTGTTTGGGCGTTTTCGTCCGTGGCTCGGGGAAGTGTTGGGTGTTGAGCTTGAGCCCACAGTGGATATTTCTTGTGCTAAATATGAATACACAGGTGAGATTGGCCAACAAACTTAGAAATAGGAAGAAATCTGTATTTCAGGCTaccagttgtttcttttttaaatatcacattCTGTCTTCTTTGTAGATGTTCTTTTGTGTCATGATGATGAACTGGAGGGAAGGCGTGTTGCTTTCATTTTGTATCTGGTGCCTCCATGGCAGAGCTGTGATGGGGGAACCCTCGACCTTTACACAACAGACAGTGAGTATCCCACCtagtgtgtgtgtctctgtgtgaaTGCACTTTTAAACAACAACTGTATTGTTAAATTTCTCATCTTCAGATAATTTCCAACCACAGAGTATAGTGAAGTCCCTTGTACCCTCTTGGAACACGCTCATACTTTTTGAAGTTTCTCCCATCTCTTTTCACCAGGTGAGAATAGACCTAGTTATTAGCTTCTCTTATACCAAAGAAGAAAGCTGGGATTGTAAATCTAAGGCATGTGCTATGTATTTTCCAGGTGTCTGAAGTTTTGTCACAGGACAAGTGTCGTCTGTCTCTTAGTGGCTGGTTTCATGGACCCTCTCTGGAACGACCTCCTCGTTACATAGAGCCTCCCATCCCGAAGAGTCCACACTTGCCGAGAGACGTGAGTTTGAAATACATTAAACCTCTTTCTTTTGAGAATTATATTATCTGACATAATTTAGCTGTAGCCAGTAGTCAGCTTAACCTAGGAAGCAGGGTGAAATGGCTAGAGTTTTTTGTATGagagtaaaaatatataatctaaCAGCACCTCCCAAGCTTTCTGATGTTATGTTGCTTAGTCtacccaaaaacaaaaatgtcagttttatgtgtttgcatgtgctaacacataataaataaaaaaaaaaaatatatagcccacatttatcaaatcaaattggGATTTGTAACCAGGTCTGTCAATATTAGCATGTTAAGGCAgagagattaatctgtgaaattaGCATGTTAATTCTTTAATGCATAAACTACAGTTATTTTTCACTCCATATTAAAAGTCTGAATTTGGCATTTTCTCATCAAGAAAAGCTGTATTTGGATATGTAGGTGCCTTGTTACAAAAttgaaccaaatccaccaagaACCACTTTATGctctttatttatgaaaattcTGACTATTTTtcagccttacatttaaaatttttttcatcattgggtgtccagaaacaaagtcattaatggcattattttaaaattcaaatttagCATTATTTCAGCAAGAACAGCAGAATTTTTGCATAAAGGTGCTTTGtcacataatccaccaaaaaacattttatcctcctcatttaggAATGTTTTGATAGTTTCAGGCCTTACATTTAGCTGAAGCTGGACTCTCTGGTGACTGTAGCAGAGTTGAGGATTCTGGACAAACTGCTGGATATTATGGACAATGCCAGCCACCCTCTGCACACGGTCATCAGTAACCAGAGGAGCCTGTTCAGTGAAAGACTGCTCCTTCCCGAGTGTAGGACCAACATTCTTAAGAACTCTTTTGTCCATCATGCCATCAGACTACAACTCCTCACTTgggggaggaggacagaaaggacagagaggagcacaTAAAACATAGAGAACAGTTAAAAAATGGGGGGTTAGCCATTTATATCTGCTTGTGCAATtacaagcacacacagagaTGAACACTTTCCATGGTGCAATAACCTCATCTTCATCCGTAGTGTAATAATTTCAACTCATATTCTATACAAGCCATATCTAGCTCTTGTGCcttatttaccttttatttttatcttatttatcttttcactcATTTTGCTCTTTCGTACCCGTGTACTTATTTACCTGCTTTTTATATTGTGCTGCTGGAATTTTGAATTTCCTGAGGGAGTCATcccaagggattaataaagttaagtCTAAGTCTgtttagaggatggctgcatAATGACACACTCAGTCTTCGCGGGCGGTCGTGAACATCAACGTATGTTTTCTcagctcaaaaagtttgagaatcACTGCTCTAATAGATTCCTTTCCTATTCCTTGTGTTCCTGACAGGAGACAATGCTGCTTGAGTGGATCAATCCCCTGTACTTGGATATTTCTTATCAAGAGAAGATCCAGGTGGAGTTTGAGGACAGCTCTGAAATTCAGCTCAAAGATTTTCTCAAGGTTacttcttatttgtttttttctctacatTGTCAGTGCCCATTTGCTCCTTCTGACAAACTGTGTCTTTAGGAGGAGAAGTTCAGGGAGGTGAGTGAAGCACTGCAACAGGCTCAGATTCAGTGGAAGAAAAGAGGTCCACCCAATAAGAGGTGGGTAATGTTTGACAGGTCATctgacatgaaaataaaatggtgtttttttctgatttgtcCATCTGTGTGCTTTCAGATGTTACGAGGTGGCCTGTCTGGACACGCTAcctctgtgtgtgagtgcatgttGGGAGCTGCTTCGTTCAGAGGCGTTCTTTCTGCTCCTGTCCAACTTTACTGGCCTTTGCTTGCATTACCTGTGTCCTACTGATGATGAAGACGAAGAGAAAGAGCGGCAAGAAGAGGGAGAAGTGGCAGGATCTTCAACTGAATCATCAGCAAATGCAAGTGTAAAAAAAGGTATGTGCAAGTGTgagctattttatttatttattttattttttgtgtgtgttttgctttggGTGCTCATTTACTTTAACCTTTGTATTCTTTAGAGCCAAGTACACCTGTGTGTTGTGGAGAAGTGCGTCGATGGTCTCATGGCAGCTACACTTTGCTGCACGATGGAGAGGCAGCACGGGCCGAGTACGCTTTAGACCTTGTGCTGCCTTTTGGCTGCACAGgtaagcacacacatgcacactaaTGTGGGAATTAAGTGTAAAATCAATATAATGCTTACAAAAATTATAACTTTCTTTCATAGACTGGCAGCCAGAGTTTGGGGGCTTCACATGTTATGTTGCtaatgaggaggatgaggaggtgaGTAATATTAGTCAACAGTAAAGTGCATATATGAGCAAAACTAAAGTAAATGTCACTATTGCTTTGTTTCTGCCTTCTTCACAGCTTCTGACAGTGTATCCAGAGGATAATTCTCTCGCTCTCGTCTACAGAGACAAAGAAACCCTCAAATTTGCCAAACATGTCAACCATAAATGCTCCTCTGCAGGCAGTCCCACCTGCCAAGAgttttatgatttttcttttgtctactatgaataaatatgtatatgtttaaatatatgtatgtgtatatgtatgtatgtgtgtgtgtttgtgtatgccTACTCTCCTGTCCTctgaattgtaaataaaaaccacTAGGAACCATCAGAAATTTTGGTTAAGTCAGAACTGTCATCACTAATGCAACTGACAGTACCGTTCAAGATGGAAAGATTACTCAAAAGGTTTACCAGGCCTATGCTCTGGGGGCCACATATTCAGTCTTATATCTGTTGTAAGTCAGAGAACCATATTTGCTGTG contains:
- the ogfod1 gene encoding prolyl 3-hydroxylase OGFOD1 encodes the protein MASKRAQGEFDNTEKRKRKKKRSEETAELCADVEDEHVKRAMKEAWSSRTHYSHGDLELDCHPFPHCIIRNFLRSETFVENLQRELLELNFHEKSNDMYKFKQSDDLKKRREPHIARLRAALFGRFRPWLGEVLGVELEPTVDISCAKYEYTDVLLCHDDELEGRRVAFILYLVPPWQSCDGGTLDLYTTDNNFQPQSIVKSLVPSWNTLILFEVSPISFHQVSEVLSQDKCRLSLSGWFHGPSLERPPRYIEPPIPKSPHLPRDETMLLEWINPLYLDISYQEKIQVEFEDSSEIQLKDFLKEEKFREVSEALQQAQIQWKKRGPPNKRCYEVACLDTLPLCVSACWELLRSEAFFLLLSNFTGLCLHYLCPTDDEDEEKERQEEGEVAGSSTESSANASVKKEPSTPVCCGEVRRWSHGSYTLLHDGEAARAEYALDLVLPFGCTDWQPEFGGFTCYVANEEDEELLTVYPEDNSLALVYRDKETLKFAKHVNHKCSSAGSPTCQEFYDFSFVYYE